A window of Sphingobacterium sp. lm-10 contains these coding sequences:
- the gldC gene encoding gliding motility protein GldC: MKKAEIKLNVELDDKNVPETIRWSSSDGETSDEMTSKAMFLALWDAQYKNSLRIDLWTKDMPYDEMKRFFYETVQTMGDSFLRASGGDPMAEKVIGDLRDFCAHFAEKMEVIEPQS, encoded by the coding sequence ATGAAGAAAGCAGAAATAAAACTCAATGTTGAGTTAGATGATAAAAATGTTCCGGAGACGATTCGTTGGTCTTCATCTGATGGAGAAACATCGGATGAGATGACTTCGAAAGCGATGTTCTTGGCCTTGTGGGATGCGCAATATAAGAATTCGCTGCGTATTGATTTGTGGACCAAAGATATGCCTTATGATGAGATGAAACGTTTCTTTTACGAAACGGTACAAACGATGGGAGATTCCTTTTTGCGCGCTTCTGGAGGAGATCCGATGGCAGAGAAAGTGATCGGCGATCTTCGTGACTTCTGTGCGCACTTTGCCGAAAAGATGGAAGTAATTGAGCCTCAGAGCTAG
- a CDS encoding EVE domain-containing protein: MNYFLVKSEPFKYSWEQFNKDGETFWDGVRNYQARNNMKAMQKGDLVLFYHSNEGKEVVGMAKVVKEYYQDPTTEDEKWVVVDLAPVQSFERPVTLEAIKADKMLEDVALVRQGRLSVMPLKQAEFDRIVEMGNS; encoded by the coding sequence ATGAATTACTTTTTAGTGAAATCAGAACCCTTCAAATACAGTTGGGAACAGTTTAATAAGGATGGTGAAACCTTTTGGGACGGCGTACGCAACTATCAGGCGCGCAATAACATGAAAGCCATGCAGAAAGGTGATTTGGTTCTTTTCTATCACAGTAATGAAGGGAAAGAAGTCGTTGGAATGGCGAAGGTAGTGAAAGAATACTATCAGGATCCTACTACCGAAGATGAGAAATGGGTGGTGGTTGATTTGGCACCAGTGCAATCTTTTGAACGCCCTGTAACGTTAGAAGCGATCAAAGCCGACAAAATGCTCGAAGATGTAGCCTTGGTAAGACAAGGTCGTCTATCTGTGATGCCGCTCAAGCAAGCAGAATTTGACCGCATCGTAGAAATGGGGAATAGCTAA
- a CDS encoding acyl-CoA thioesterase: protein MQAKSASHSYTEMNELVLPNDTNTFGNLMGGKLLYWMDICSAMAAQKHCNNVVVTASVDNVSFKRPVKLGEVVTIKAQVTRAFNSSLEVRMEVFAQNLPKGTKEKSNEAYYTFVALNEEGKPKAVPMLIPETEGEKTLYTSALQRRELRLILSGKLKPENAEVLQDLIKLFQRGE, encoded by the coding sequence ATGCAAGCAAAATCAGCCAGTCATTCGTATACAGAGATGAACGAATTGGTACTTCCCAATGACACCAATACATTTGGAAATCTGATGGGGGGAAAACTCTTATACTGGATGGATATCTGTTCGGCGATGGCTGCACAAAAACATTGTAATAATGTGGTGGTAACTGCATCGGTAGATAATGTATCTTTCAAAAGGCCGGTAAAGTTAGGAGAAGTGGTCACTATTAAAGCTCAGGTTACGCGGGCTTTTAACAGCTCGTTAGAGGTACGTATGGAGGTTTTTGCACAAAATCTCCCGAAAGGCACTAAGGAAAAGTCCAATGAAGCATACTATACGTTTGTCGCATTGAACGAAGAAGGAAAGCCCAAAGCGGTGCCCATGCTTATTCCCGAAACTGAAGGTGAAAAAACCTTATATACCTCTGCACTACAAAGACGAGAGCTCCGTCTGATCTTATCTGGAAAGTTGAAACCGGAAAATGCTGAAGTATTACAAGATCTGATTAAACTGTTTCAAAGAGGAGAATAG
- a CDS encoding SDR family oxidoreductase has product MRILVTGSNGFLGQKLVKRLAAESGYHLFCTSGSPDRISQDISHDFLQADFSDPSALLDTIKSFRPTHIIHTAAISSVDVCEKDPVQCQTVNVDIVRELATVAHAQDIHLTFLSTDFVFDGKQGSYLETDPTTACNAYGQSKIDAEKLLQQSGCRHAILRTILVYGTPNKGSSGRNLVIWAKEALSNKETIRVVSDQWRMPTWVEDLVEACHLAAKQHAEGIYHISGGEMMSIQEVVQEVAHFWNLDQTLITPIRAKEIGQDKNRPRKTGFVLDKAKAELGYTPTAFRTSLKRIDEELNSI; this is encoded by the coding sequence ATGCGCATACTGGTAACAGGTTCTAACGGATTTCTTGGACAAAAGTTGGTGAAGCGATTGGCCGCCGAGTCTGGTTACCACTTATTTTGCACGTCGGGCTCACCGGACCGTATTAGTCAGGATATTTCGCATGATTTCTTGCAGGCTGATTTCAGTGATCCATCCGCGTTACTCGACACGATCAAAAGCTTTCGACCAACCCACATTATTCATACAGCAGCTATAAGTAGTGTGGATGTATGTGAAAAAGATCCTGTCCAATGTCAAACCGTTAATGTCGATATCGTCCGTGAGTTGGCAACTGTTGCGCATGCACAAGATATTCATCTCACCTTTCTATCTACCGACTTTGTGTTCGATGGAAAGCAAGGATCTTATTTGGAAACGGATCCTACTACCGCATGTAATGCTTATGGGCAAAGCAAGATCGACGCCGAAAAACTACTCCAGCAGTCGGGATGCCGACATGCCATTCTGCGCACCATTCTAGTATATGGCACGCCAAACAAAGGAAGTAGTGGACGTAATCTAGTCATCTGGGCAAAGGAAGCTTTATCAAACAAAGAAACGATTCGTGTAGTCTCCGACCAATGGCGCATGCCTACCTGGGTAGAAGATCTGGTAGAAGCATGTCATTTGGCTGCGAAGCAACATGCAGAAGGAATCTACCACATTAGTGGAGGAGAGATGATGTCGATTCAAGAAGTGGTACAAGAAGTAGCTCATTTTTGGAATTTAGATCAGACACTCATCACACCGATCAGGGCAAAAGAGATTGGCCAAGACAAAAATAGGCCACGAAAAACAGGCTTTGTACTGGATAAAGCCAAAGCCGAACTAGGCTATACACCTACCGCTTTTCGTACTTCCTTGAAAAGGATCGACGAAGAATTAAATAGTATTTAA